One stretch of Saccharomonospora xinjiangensis XJ-54 DNA includes these proteins:
- the xylA gene encoding xylose isomerase produces the protein MVGTPVAEDKFSFGLWTVGWRANDPFGEPTRAALDPVETVHRLAELGAWGVTFHDDDLIPFGSDDSERARRISRFRAALDETGLVVPMATTNLFTHPVFKDGALTSNDRDIRRFALRKVMRNMDLAAELGATTYVLWGGREGSETDAAKTVSAALDRYREGIDTLARYVLDQGYDLRLALEPKPNEPRGDILLPTIGHALAFISTLEHHELVGVNPEVGHEQMAGLNFVHGIGQALWQGKLFHIDLNGQHGPRYDQDLVFGHGDVLSAFFLVDLLEHGGYDGPRHFDFKPPRTEDAEGVWDSAAACMRSYLLLRERARSFRADPRVIEALEQSRVPELSRPTLLDGESPADLLADRAAFEDFDAEAAARRGYGYARLSQLAFDHLLGEA, from the coding sequence GTGGTCGGCACGCCCGTGGCGGAGGACAAGTTCAGTTTCGGTCTGTGGACGGTGGGGTGGCGGGCGAACGACCCGTTCGGCGAGCCGACCCGTGCCGCACTCGACCCGGTCGAGACGGTGCACCGCCTGGCCGAACTCGGCGCGTGGGGCGTGACCTTCCACGACGACGACCTGATTCCGTTCGGCAGTGACGACAGCGAACGTGCGCGCCGGATCAGCCGGTTCCGCGCCGCGCTGGACGAGACCGGTCTTGTGGTGCCCATGGCCACCACGAACCTGTTCACCCATCCCGTTTTCAAGGACGGCGCTCTCACCAGTAACGACCGTGACATCCGCCGGTTCGCGCTGCGCAAGGTCATGCGCAACATGGACCTCGCCGCCGAACTCGGCGCCACGACGTACGTCCTGTGGGGTGGCCGCGAAGGCAGCGAGACGGATGCGGCGAAGACCGTGTCCGCCGCACTGGACCGCTACCGCGAGGGCATCGACACGCTGGCGCGGTACGTGCTCGACCAGGGCTACGACCTGCGGCTGGCGCTGGAGCCGAAACCCAACGAGCCGCGAGGAGACATCCTGCTGCCCACCATCGGGCACGCGCTCGCGTTCATCTCGACGCTGGAGCACCACGAGTTGGTCGGTGTCAATCCCGAGGTCGGGCACGAGCAGATGGCCGGGCTGAACTTCGTGCACGGTATCGGGCAGGCGCTGTGGCAGGGCAAGCTTTTCCACATCGATCTCAACGGCCAGCACGGCCCCCGCTACGACCAGGACCTCGTGTTCGGCCACGGCGACGTGCTGTCGGCGTTCTTCCTCGTCGATCTGCTCGAACACGGCGGCTACGACGGTCCCCGGCACTTCGATTTCAAACCGCCGCGCACGGAGGACGCCGAGGGCGTGTGGGACAGCGCCGCCGCCTGCATGCGGTCGTATCTGTTGCTGCGCGAGCGGGCCAGGTCGTTCCGGGCAGACCCGAGGGTGATCGAGGCGCTCGAACAGTCGCGTGTTCCTGAGCTGTCGAGGCCGACGCTCCTCGACGGCGAGAGCCCCGCCGATCTGCTGGCCGACCGCGCGGCTTTCGAGGACTTCGACGCCGAAGCCGCCGCACGGCGCGGTTACGGCTACGCGCGGCTGTCCCAGCTCGCGTTCGACCACCTGCTGGGCGAGGCCTGA
- a CDS encoding ATP-binding cassette domain-containing protein has translation MQHARIRLVGARQHNLKNLDLTIPRRAITAFTGVSGSGKTSLVFDTIAAEAQRQLNETFPAFVRHRLPSYGRPEVDLVENLSPVVVVDQRRLGGNVRSTVGTITDSYTLLRLLFSRAGEPRVGESTLFSFNEPAGMCPRCSGLGRVVTADTSRFVDLDRSLEGGAIQLPGFGAGRGREKYWYRQYADSGLFPLSTPLREWSPDQLEALLHGGEAADRLGKPVPKDYESLVEHFTRIYLHAEGEVSARKQAAVEAFTRSAVCPECHGERLNEVARSVRVAGRTISEYTAMEIGDLVDVVRAIAGPATAPVVESLVERLEALTGIGLGYLNLARPTGTLSGGESQRIKMVRHLTSSLTEMLYVFDEPSVGLHARDLDQLTQFLRRLRDKGNTVLVVEHDLDVVAIADHVVDLGPGAGAAGGEVVYEGPVPGLGRACTPTGRAFGRRPALRTASRRPTGSVPVRGATRHNLRGVDVDVPTGVLTAVTGVAGSGKSSLIGVLLEQHPGCVVVDQSAVSANRRSSLVTYCGLAGALRGMFAEAHGVSSSLFSPNSAGACGECRGLGVVFTDLAFLEGVTSVCGTCRGRRFTEEVLKYTVDGMSIADVLDLTVDRARLLLDLEPLKPTLAALADVGLGYLALGQPLSTLSGGECQRLKLAAELRRDGLPGLYVLDEPTTGLHPSDVGRLLAIFDRLVDAGNTVVVVEHNLELVAHADWVIDLGPGAGHHGGRVLFAGTPAQLCDDPRSVTAEYLRRALRR, from the coding sequence ATGCAGCACGCACGGATCCGGCTCGTCGGAGCTCGCCAGCACAATCTGAAGAACCTCGACCTGACGATTCCCCGGAGAGCGATCACGGCGTTCACCGGTGTGTCCGGCTCCGGCAAGACCTCGCTGGTGTTCGACACGATCGCCGCGGAGGCGCAGCGCCAGTTGAACGAGACCTTTCCCGCCTTCGTGAGACACCGCCTGCCGAGTTACGGAAGGCCCGAGGTCGATCTGGTGGAGAACCTCTCTCCCGTCGTGGTCGTCGATCAGCGCCGGTTGGGCGGCAACGTCCGCTCCACCGTGGGCACGATCACCGACAGTTACACGCTGTTGCGCCTGCTCTTCTCCCGCGCAGGCGAGCCGAGGGTCGGGGAATCGACGTTGTTCTCGTTCAACGAACCGGCGGGGATGTGCCCTCGGTGCAGTGGCCTCGGCCGGGTCGTCACCGCTGACACCAGCCGGTTCGTCGATCTCGACCGCTCGCTGGAGGGCGGAGCGATCCAGCTTCCGGGGTTCGGCGCGGGGCGTGGGCGGGAGAAGTACTGGTACCGGCAGTACGCCGACAGCGGCCTCTTCCCGCTCAGCACACCGCTGCGCGAATGGTCGCCTGACCAGCTGGAGGCATTGCTCCACGGCGGTGAGGCCGCTGACCGGCTCGGCAAGCCGGTGCCGAAGGACTACGAAAGTCTCGTCGAGCACTTCACCCGCATCTACCTGCACGCCGAAGGTGAGGTCTCCGCGCGCAAACAGGCCGCGGTGGAGGCGTTCACGCGGTCGGCGGTCTGCCCGGAGTGCCACGGTGAACGCCTGAACGAGGTGGCGCGGTCCGTCAGGGTCGCCGGACGGACCATCAGCGAGTACACGGCGATGGAGATCGGCGATCTCGTGGACGTGGTCCGCGCCATCGCGGGCCCGGCGACCGCACCGGTGGTGGAGAGCCTCGTCGAACGGCTGGAGGCGCTGACCGGGATCGGGCTCGGCTACCTCAACCTCGCCAGGCCGACCGGCACGCTTTCCGGCGGCGAGTCGCAGCGGATCAAGATGGTTCGCCACCTCACCAGCAGCCTGACCGAGATGCTCTACGTCTTCGACGAGCCTTCGGTGGGTCTGCATGCCCGTGACCTTGACCAGCTCACGCAGTTCTTGCGGCGTCTGCGGGACAAGGGCAACACGGTTCTCGTCGTGGAGCACGACCTCGACGTGGTGGCGATCGCGGACCACGTGGTCGATCTCGGCCCCGGAGCGGGCGCCGCCGGTGGCGAGGTCGTCTACGAAGGACCGGTGCCGGGCCTCGGACGTGCCTGCACTCCCACAGGACGCGCGTTCGGGCGAAGGCCGGCCCTCCGGACCGCATCGCGGCGACCGACCGGCAGTGTGCCGGTTCGGGGTGCCACGCGGCACAACCTGCGTGGCGTGGACGTGGACGTGCCCACCGGAGTGCTCACGGCCGTCACCGGTGTGGCGGGGTCCGGGAAGAGCAGCCTCATCGGTGTGCTGCTCGAACAGCATCCAGGATGCGTGGTGGTTGACCAGAGCGCGGTGTCGGCGAACCGGCGGTCGAGCCTGGTCACCTATTGCGGCCTGGCAGGCGCGCTCCGGGGGATGTTCGCCGAAGCCCACGGGGTCAGCTCCTCCCTGTTCAGTCCGAACTCGGCGGGCGCGTGTGGTGAATGCAGGGGGCTCGGGGTGGTGTTCACCGATCTCGCCTTCCTCGAGGGGGTTACCTCCGTGTGCGGGACCTGCCGGGGACGGCGGTTCACCGAGGAGGTCCTGAAGTACACAGTGGACGGAATGTCGATCGCCGATGTGCTCGACCTCACCGTGGACAGGGCCCGGCTTCTACTCGATCTGGAGCCGCTGAAGCCGACGCTGGCCGCCCTCGCGGACGTGGGCCTCGGATACCTCGCTCTCGGGCAACCCCTCAGCACGCTCTCCGGCGGCGAGTGCCAGCGGTTGAAACTCGCGGCGGAGTTGCGTCGCGACGGGCTGCCCGGTCTCTACGTGCTGGACGAGCCGACGACTGGCCTTCATCCCAGCGATGTCGGGCGGCTACTGGCGATCTTCGACCGGCTGGTCGATGCCGGGAACACGGTGGTCGTCGTGGAGCACAACCTCGAACTCGTCGCGCACGCCGACTGGGTGATCGACCTCGGGCCGGGAGCGGGGCACCACGGCGGGCGGGTGTTGTTCGCCGGAACGCCCGCCCAGCTTTGTGACGACCCGAGGTCGGTGACGGCCGAGTACCTCCGCCGCGCCCTGCGCCGCTGA
- the cobA gene encoding uroporphyrinogen-III C-methyltransferase translates to MPDQPHYLAGLDLTGRKVVVVGGGTVAQRRLPRLLAAGATVELIAPHTTPSVQALADARTLVWHARPYQDGDLDGAWYALACTDDPEVNAAVVAEAERARVFCVRSDAGARGSAVTPATGEHDGLTVGVLSGGAPRRSAAVRDAVLDALRTGAVADSDDGRPPMAGVALVGGGPGDPDLITVRGRRLLARADVVVTDRLAPRELLDELGDHVQVVDAAKIPYGRAAAQEAVNRVLIEQARAGRFVVRLKGGDPYVFGRGFEEVLACAEAGVPVTVVPGVTSAFSVPAVAGVPVTHRGVAHEVVVVSAHLPPGHEQSLVDWEALGRMRGTVVVMMGLERLALVADTLVAAGRPADTPVAVVQEGTLRTQRVVRSTLAGVARAVAGAGLRPPAVAVIGPVAGLSASETASETARETAKDATTATAIGTASRAGVDNRRGRPRHPTR, encoded by the coding sequence ATGCCGGATCAGCCTCACTACCTCGCGGGCCTCGACCTGACGGGCCGGAAGGTCGTCGTCGTGGGCGGCGGAACCGTCGCGCAGCGGCGCCTTCCCCGGTTGCTGGCCGCGGGCGCGACGGTCGAGCTGATCGCCCCGCACACCACACCGTCCGTACAGGCGCTGGCCGACGCGCGCACGCTGGTGTGGCACGCCCGCCCTTACCAGGACGGCGACCTGGACGGCGCCTGGTACGCGCTCGCGTGCACCGACGACCCCGAGGTCAACGCCGCCGTGGTGGCCGAGGCCGAGCGTGCCAGGGTGTTCTGCGTGCGCTCCGACGCCGGGGCACGCGGCAGTGCCGTCACTCCGGCGACCGGCGAACACGACGGTCTGACCGTCGGTGTGCTCTCCGGTGGTGCGCCGAGACGGTCGGCGGCCGTGAGGGACGCGGTGCTCGACGCACTGCGCACGGGTGCGGTGGCCGACTCCGACGACGGCCGCCCTCCAATGGCGGGAGTCGCGCTCGTCGGCGGAGGACCGGGCGATCCCGACCTCATCACGGTGCGAGGACGGCGGTTGCTCGCGCGCGCCGACGTCGTCGTCACCGACCGCCTCGCTCCCCGCGAACTGCTGGACGAGTTGGGCGACCACGTTCAGGTCGTGGACGCCGCCAAGATCCCGTACGGGCGCGCGGCCGCGCAGGAGGCCGTGAACCGCGTACTCATCGAGCAGGCCAGGGCAGGCCGGTTCGTGGTGCGGCTCAAAGGTGGAGACCCCTACGTCTTCGGCAGGGGCTTCGAGGAGGTGCTCGCGTGTGCCGAGGCGGGTGTTCCCGTCACAGTGGTCCCCGGGGTGACGAGCGCGTTCTCGGTGCCCGCCGTGGCAGGCGTCCCGGTGACCCATCGCGGGGTGGCGCACGAGGTCGTCGTCGTGTCCGCCCACCTGCCGCCGGGTCACGAGCAATCGCTCGTGGATTGGGAGGCTCTGGGCCGTATGCGGGGCACCGTCGTGGTGATGATGGGACTCGAACGGCTCGCGCTCGTCGCCGACACGCTTGTGGCGGCGGGCCGTCCGGCCGACACCCCGGTGGCCGTGGTGCAGGAGGGCACGCTGCGCACACAGCGTGTGGTGCGCTCGACACTCGCCGGGGTGGCGCGGGCTGTGGCCGGGGCCGGGCTTCGGCCACCTGCCGTTGCCGTGATCGGTCCGGTCGCCGGACTGTCCGCATCGGAGACGGCATCGGAGACCGCCAGGGAGACGGCGAAGGACGCCACGACCGCCACGGCAATCGGCACCGCGTCGCGAGCTGGCGTGGACAACCGCCGTGGGAGACCACGACATCCCACACGCTGA
- a CDS encoding MFS transporter has product MSALGTRTRLGYSLGSFVTGAFGTVPGLLLLPYLTDTLAVPAAAAGAIVLLPKAWDVVFNPVAGRLSDADLVRRGSRTRSLLAGGLALAVTFAALFAHPGLGGTGADSAYVVAVFFLCATAFAFFQVPFNALPAELTGGYHERTRLTTWRIAVLALAILTSGAVAPAVVNGVGGVDGYRVMGVFVAVLIVLGTVAVVLGIRGVPTATPRRPTPSWRELAATMRQWRSFRLLLGVYFVQALGVATLLAAVSYVARYVLGDAGYQSLLFAGFVGPALLVMPLWDRVGRSGGKLAGFRIATVAFAVALAGLAFARVLPPALVFVLVAVAGVGYAGVQVFPLALLPDLITEEERRTKAARAGVTAGVWTAAEALGLALGPSLFGLVLSWGGYVSSTNAAASQPDSAVTAITLGFSVLPAVLVALGLPLLRQKVFGPERRPHDGDSGERKVVDA; this is encoded by the coding sequence ATGTCCGCGCTCGGCACCCGCACCCGCCTCGGATACTCGCTGGGGTCTTTCGTCACCGGAGCCTTCGGCACCGTTCCCGGACTGCTGTTGTTGCCCTACCTCACGGACACGCTCGCCGTGCCCGCGGCCGCGGCCGGTGCCATCGTGCTCCTGCCGAAGGCGTGGGACGTCGTGTTCAACCCGGTGGCCGGCAGGCTGTCCGATGCGGACCTCGTCCGGCGCGGCAGCCGCACGCGCTCTCTCCTCGCCGGTGGTCTCGCGCTCGCTGTCACGTTCGCGGCGCTGTTCGCTCATCCCGGACTCGGCGGCACCGGCGCCGATTCGGCCTACGTCGTCGCGGTGTTCTTCCTGTGCGCCACGGCGTTCGCGTTCTTCCAGGTGCCGTTCAACGCGCTTCCGGCCGAACTCACCGGCGGCTACCACGAGCGCACCCGCCTCACGACGTGGCGCATCGCCGTGCTCGCGCTGGCGATCCTCACCTCGGGAGCGGTCGCCCCGGCCGTGGTGAACGGCGTCGGCGGGGTGGACGGCTACCGCGTCATGGGCGTGTTCGTCGCCGTGCTCATCGTGCTGGGGACGGTCGCCGTGGTGCTGGGCATCCGAGGGGTGCCGACGGCGACGCCGCGAAGGCCGACACCCTCATGGCGGGAGCTCGCCGCCACCATGCGGCAGTGGCGGTCGTTCCGGCTGCTGCTCGGTGTGTACTTCGTACAGGCGCTCGGCGTCGCCACGTTGCTCGCCGCGGTCAGCTACGTCGCCCGCTACGTCCTCGGCGACGCCGGCTACCAGTCGCTGTTGTTCGCCGGGTTCGTCGGGCCCGCGCTGCTGGTGATGCCGCTGTGGGACCGGGTGGGACGGTCGGGCGGGAAGCTCGCCGGGTTCCGGATCGCGACGGTGGCGTTCGCGGTGGCGCTGGCGGGCCTGGCCTTCGCGCGGGTGTTGCCGCCCGCGCTGGTGTTCGTCCTCGTCGCGGTGGCGGGGGTCGGTTACGCGGGCGTTCAGGTGTTCCCGCTCGCGCTGCTGCCCGACCTGATCACCGAGGAGGAACGCCGTACGAAAGCGGCGAGGGCGGGGGTGACGGCCGGGGTGTGGACGGCGGCCGAGGCGCTCGGGCTCGCGCTGGGGCCGAGCCTCTTCGGGCTGGTGCTGTCGTGGGGCGGCTACGTGTCGAGCACCAACGCGGCAGCCAGCCAGCCGGACAGCGCGGTCACCGCGATCACGCTCGGGTTCTCGGTGCTGCCCGCCGTGCTGGTGGCGCTGGGACTGCCGCTGCTGCGGCAGAAGGTGTTCGGCCCGGAGCGCAGGCCCCACGACGGCGACTCCGGCGAGAGGAAGGTGGTTGACGCATGA
- a CDS encoding helix-turn-helix transcriptional regulator has product MGTPGTRLLQLLSLLQNGRSWQAAELAERLRVSPRTLRRDLDQLRELGYPVSSARGPGGHYRLVAGQALPPLLFTDEEAVGTVVGLRLVAPADPTGAAEGALRKLGQVLPSRLRHQVRAVAASIRPGSRRTPAAADLRLLHTLGATAHAHQDVRFRYAAKQGATASRRVEPYRLVHLGRRWYVLGWDRDRGDWRTFRLDRISELTVPGTTFVPRPLPENAVPFPSHTHDPASRERGVVRFSAPLAVVSERLDAEAGYLEAVDDATCRYVTAPDSWEWLAVTLAAVGVPYTIEGPPELADLSRSLAERMAAAADADQSTVASRREGR; this is encoded by the coding sequence ATGGGAACGCCGGGAACACGTCTGCTCCAGTTGCTGTCGTTGTTGCAGAACGGCAGGTCGTGGCAGGCCGCGGAGCTGGCCGAACGACTCCGCGTCTCGCCAAGGACGCTGCGGCGGGACCTCGATCAGCTCCGCGAGCTGGGCTATCCGGTGTCGTCGGCGCGGGGCCCCGGCGGCCACTACCGGCTCGTCGCGGGGCAGGCCCTGCCTCCCCTGCTGTTCACCGACGAGGAAGCGGTCGGCACCGTGGTCGGGCTGCGGCTGGTGGCTCCAGCCGACCCCACGGGCGCGGCCGAAGGCGCCTTGCGCAAACTCGGGCAGGTGCTTCCCTCCCGGTTGCGGCACCAGGTGCGTGCCGTGGCCGCGTCGATCCGGCCGGGGTCGCGGCGAACGCCCGCGGCAGCGGACCTGCGGCTGCTGCACACGCTCGGCGCCACCGCGCACGCACATCAGGACGTGCGCTTCCGGTACGCGGCGAAGCAGGGGGCCACCGCGTCCCGGCGGGTGGAGCCGTACCGGCTGGTGCACCTTGGCAGGCGGTGGTACGTCCTCGGCTGGGACCGCGATCGCGGCGACTGGCGCACCTTCCGCCTCGACCGGATCAGCGAGCTGACCGTGCCCGGCACGACATTCGTCCCCCGCCCGCTTCCGGAGAACGCCGTCCCGTTCCCCAGCCACACGCACGACCCCGCCTCGCGGGAGCGGGGGGTCGTGCGCTTCTCGGCACCACTGGCTGTGGTGTCCGAACGACTCGACGCGGAGGCGGGCTACCTCGAAGCCGTCGATGACGCCACCTGCCGGTACGTCACCGCTCCGGACAGCTGGGAGTGGCTCGCTGTCACACTCGCCGCGGTCGGCGTGCCTTACACCATCGAGGGGCCTCCCGAGCTCGCCGATCTTTCCCGGTCGCTGGCGGAGCGAATGGCGGCCGCCGCAGACGCTGATCAGTCCACTGTGGCTTCTCGACGGGAAGGCCGGTAG
- a CDS encoding pyridoxal phosphate-dependent decarboxylase family protein → MRIDDVLDEVRALRAADAPTHGGRTLAYVYDSGLAEVDELGARAYALASAANALDPTTFPSLLRMENDLVATAAALLGGDQETVGTVTSGGTESCLLAVLAARQARPEVADPAVVLPTTAHAAFHKAAHLFGLRVVAVEVDPVTFRADAAAMAAAIDEDTVLVVAGAPSYAHGVVDPVAEIAEAAARRGVRMHVDACIGGWVLPYLRGLGVEGPAFDLSVPGVTSISVDLHKYAYCPKGVSVLLHANAELRRGHYFGSADWPGYTMLNTTVQSTRSGGPLAAAWAVVRHLGDEGYLRLARDTLHAVEAIRAGVEATDGLRVLGEPGATLLAVATDGTDAGFDLFTVADEMRLRGWYVQPQFAHGHSPVNLHLTVTAVNRDCHDEFVADLRASVDAARASGPVAVDPALRAVLAGLDPDALTAEQFAGLLDAAGLAPGADAALPSRMAPINALLDAAPPRLRERVLLEFLGVLYRPSRREATVD, encoded by the coding sequence ATGAGGATCGACGACGTGCTGGACGAGGTGCGAGCGCTTCGTGCCGCCGACGCCCCCACCCACGGGGGCCGCACGCTTGCCTACGTCTACGACAGCGGCCTTGCCGAGGTGGACGAGCTGGGCGCGCGAGCGTACGCGCTGGCTTCGGCGGCGAACGCGCTCGACCCCACGACGTTCCCCAGCCTGCTGCGGATGGAGAACGATCTCGTTGCCACGGCGGCCGCATTGCTCGGCGGCGATCAGGAGACGGTGGGGACCGTGACCTCGGGCGGCACAGAGTCGTGCCTGCTCGCCGTCCTCGCGGCAAGGCAGGCGCGACCCGAGGTCGCCGACCCCGCTGTGGTCCTGCCGACCACCGCGCACGCCGCGTTCCACAAGGCCGCGCATCTGTTCGGGCTGCGCGTCGTGGCCGTCGAGGTCGATCCGGTGACGTTCCGGGCCGACGCGGCGGCGATGGCGGCGGCGATCGACGAGGACACCGTGCTGGTGGTCGCCGGCGCCCCTTCGTATGCGCACGGTGTCGTCGATCCGGTCGCGGAGATCGCCGAAGCCGCCGCCCGGCGCGGCGTCCGCATGCACGTCGATGCCTGCATCGGCGGGTGGGTCCTGCCCTACCTGCGCGGACTCGGAGTCGAAGGGCCTGCGTTCGACCTCTCCGTTCCCGGCGTCACCAGCATCTCGGTGGATCTGCACAAGTACGCCTACTGTCCCAAGGGCGTCTCGGTGTTGCTGCACGCGAACGCGGAGCTGAGGCGAGGCCACTACTTCGGTAGTGCCGACTGGCCCGGCTACACGATGCTCAACACCACCGTGCAGTCCACCCGTTCCGGCGGTCCGCTCGCGGCGGCATGGGCCGTGGTCCGCCACCTCGGCGACGAAGGTTATCTGAGGCTGGCCCGTGACACGCTCCACGCCGTGGAGGCGATCAGGGCGGGGGTCGAGGCAACGGACGGCCTTCGCGTGCTCGGCGAGCCCGGCGCCACGCTGCTCGCCGTGGCCACCGACGGCACGGACGCCGGTTTCGACCTGTTCACGGTGGCCGACGAGATGCGGCTGCGTGGGTGGTACGTGCAGCCGCAGTTCGCGCACGGGCACTCGCCGGTGAATCTGCACCTGACCGTGACCGCCGTCAATCGGGACTGCCACGACGAGTTCGTGGCGGATCTGAGGGCGTCCGTGGACGCGGCCCGTGCCTCGGGTCCGGTGGCCGTGGACCCGGCGTTGCGTGCGGTACTGGCGGGGCTCGACCCGGACGCGCTGACAGCGGAGCAGTTCGCGGGACTGCTCGATGCCGCCGGACTGGCGCCCGGTGCCGATGCCGCGCTGCCCTCGCGGATGGCGCCGATCAACGCGCTGCTCGACGCGGCTCCACCGCGCCTGCGGGAACGGGTGCTCCTCGAATTCCTCGGCGTGCTCTACCGGCCTTCCCGTCGAGAAGCCACAGTGGACTGA
- a CDS encoding AMP-binding protein: MGNDGSGAGDGTKATEDAESTQVYRTFRRARDLLLTHREDYAAAREEFAWPEFAEFNWALDWFDRIAAEERNAGRPALWIVEEDGADNRWTFSELSARSNQVANWLRGLGVRRGDRLILMLGNQVELWETILACMKLGAVIIPASTLLAPADLRDRVERGAARHVVVRDADTATFADVAGDYTRIAVGERVPGWESFADARTAEATFSPDGVTRADDELLLYFTSGTTAKPKLVRHTHISYPVGHLSTMYWIGLEPGDVHLNISSPGWAKHAWSNVFAPWNAEATVFLYNYGRFDAAGLMEQMDRCGITSFCAPPTVWRMLIQADLTALRNPPRKVVGAGEPLNPEVIDQVERAWGVTIRDGFGQTETSVQIANTPGQPVKPGSMGRAVPGFTVALVDPVTGQPASEGEICLDLRSRPVGLMTGYAGDDERTEAAFADGYYHTGDVGTIDDDGYITYVGRTDDVFKASDYRISPFELESVLLEHDAVAEAAVVPAPDEIRLSVPKAYVVLADGYQPDAATAESILAFARKNLAPYKRIRRIEFADLPKTISGKIRRVELRGRENTKGDSRATTEFREEDFPSLRG; the protein is encoded by the coding sequence GTGGGCAACGACGGCAGCGGCGCCGGCGACGGTACGAAGGCCACTGAGGACGCAGAGAGCACTCAGGTGTACCGGACGTTCCGGCGGGCACGGGATCTGCTGCTGACCCATCGCGAGGATTACGCAGCGGCGCGCGAGGAGTTCGCCTGGCCGGAGTTCGCCGAGTTCAACTGGGCGCTCGACTGGTTCGACCGCATCGCGGCCGAGGAGCGCAACGCCGGACGTCCGGCGCTGTGGATCGTGGAGGAGGACGGGGCGGACAACCGCTGGACCTTCTCCGAGCTTTCGGCCCGCTCGAACCAGGTGGCCAACTGGCTGCGCGGGCTCGGCGTGCGGCGCGGTGACCGGCTGATTCTCATGCTCGGCAACCAGGTCGAGCTGTGGGAGACGATCCTGGCCTGTATGAAGCTGGGCGCGGTGATCATCCCGGCTTCGACGTTGCTGGCCCCTGCCGATCTGCGCGACCGCGTCGAACGTGGCGCCGCGCGGCACGTCGTGGTCCGCGACGCCGACACCGCCACGTTCGCCGACGTGGCGGGCGATTACACCCGGATCGCCGTGGGTGAGCGCGTACCGGGATGGGAGTCGTTCGCCGACGCTCGCACCGCCGAGGCGACGTTCTCGCCCGACGGCGTCACGCGCGCCGACGACGAGTTGCTGTTGTACTTCACCTCGGGCACGACGGCGAAACCGAAGCTCGTCAGGCACACCCACATCTCGTATCCCGTCGGCCATCTGTCCACCATGTACTGGATCGGCCTCGAACCCGGCGACGTGCACCTCAATATCTCGTCGCCAGGCTGGGCCAAACACGCGTGGAGCAACGTCTTCGCCCCATGGAACGCCGAGGCCACGGTGTTTCTGTACAACTACGGGCGCTTCGACGCGGCGGGGCTCATGGAGCAGATGGACCGGTGCGGCATCACGAGTTTCTGCGCACCGCCCACCGTGTGGCGCATGCTCATCCAGGCCGACCTGACCGCACTGAGGAACCCGCCTCGCAAGGTGGTCGGCGCGGGCGAGCCACTGAACCCCGAGGTCATCGACCAGGTCGAACGGGCGTGGGGCGTGACGATCCGCGACGGGTTCGGGCAGACCGAGACGAGTGTGCAGATCGCCAACACACCCGGTCAGCCGGTCAAACCGGGGTCGATGGGCCGCGCCGTACCCGGTTTCACGGTCGCGCTCGTCGATCCGGTGACGGGGCAACCGGCGAGTGAAGGCGAGATCTGCCTCGATCTGAGGTCGCGGCCGGTGGGCCTGATGACCGGATACGCGGGCGACGACGAACGCACCGAGGCGGCGTTCGCGGACGGCTATTACCACACCGGTGATGTCGGAACGATCGACGACGACGGCTACATCACCTATGTGGGAAGGACCGACGACGTGTTCAAGGCGTCGGACTACCGCATCTCGCCGTTCGAACTGGAGAGTGTCCTGCTCGAACACGACGCGGTGGCCGAGGCAGCCGTCGTTCCCGCGCCCGACGAGATCAGGCTCTCCGTGCCGAAGGCCTACGTGGTCCTGGCCGACGGGTACCAACCGGACGCGGCCACCGCGGAGAGCATCCTCGCGTTCGCCAGGAAGAATCTCGCGCCGTACAAGCGAATCCGGCGCATCGAGTTCGCCGACCTGCCGAAGACGATCTCCGGCAAGATTCGCAGGGTCGAGCTGCGGGGCAGGGAGAACACCAAGGGTGACTCGCGCGCCACCACCGAGTTTCGCGAGGAGGACTTCCCTTCCCTCAGGGGCTGA